Sequence from the Miscanthus floridulus cultivar M001 chromosome 16, ASM1932011v1, whole genome shotgun sequence genome:
ATATCTTAGTTGCATATGACGGACATTAAGTATAAACCAGAGAATTGTTATACTGATCTTAAACAACAAAGCACAGAGAAACATTTTTTAAGAATTAAGAAGGGTACTTATTTCATGAAACACAGCATGAATAGATTTTCCATTGATAAAAAACAGCTGCTTCCTCCAATCACAAATATAAGTCCATCTGGGTTTGTCCAAGTCAAGCTTTTTTAGCTTTTATAACCAACAAGTAGCTGCATTTGTGCAAAACTAGGAATAAATTCTAGGGGGTTTGTCTAAATGTACTCCTATCAGATACTACTATTTGTTTATTTGTTTTTTCTAAGGGGTACTCCAAGACAATGTCTAACAAGAATAAAGGGTAAAATATTAAAGAAAAAGATACAAACAAAACATATTGACAAGTTTTCGCCCTCAATTTGATTGTAAATGGTCAGTTATATCAGGCCATACTAGCACTTGTACATCTATCAGGATGTTCCCATCAAATGGTCCACTACAACATGCAGGACAGACAGTCAGACACTACAACAAAGTTGGATGTAATGCTAAAACAATGAAAGAAAAGACATCACTATAGTTATCATGTAAAACacttttacaacatataactcttTCTATTGAACACTAATATATATATTTGCAGGCAAAGAGAAAAACACTGGAGATTTATTAGACATATAGTTATGTTGTGATCGGAGAAAGTGAGAATTATTACACTACACACTTGGTGATTATGCAATTAAAATTACCCAAGCATTATTAATAAGAAACTCAAGTTCCTATAGGGAAGACAAAAGCTTTAGCAGAAATCTAAGTGCAGATTTCATTGTTTCAAACTTTGAATCCCCACTTAACCGTTTCACAATTGTGAGATATTCGGCCACAGTGATAATATGTTCACAAGCTGTGAGTTCTTGAAAATAAAATAGGACAACAAAGCTAAAGAAGGTAGCCATATATTTCAAACTGAACTAGGAAAAAAAGCCAGACACAACTCACAAGGTAGCAGACAAGACATGGCATCTCAACAAGATGGAGAAACCGACTAGCTTGCCAGCTAGTACAACGAAGAGGCTTAAGGTTGCAATGGCCCTCTCTGGTTCCACTTCTCCACAATGGCCCTCTCTGCTCGCTTACTGCGCCGCTCCTGTCTCCTCCTTTCGCCTCGGTCCAGGGAGCAGCATCCCTCCAGCTCCTCCAAGCGACGAAATGTGGCTTCCCTTCCACCTCAGGCCGGTCACAGACCTTCGCCTGCGTATCCTCCGCCCCCATGCTCGCTTACCGAGCCGCTCCTGTCTCCTCCTTTTGCCTCGGTCCAGAGACCAGCAGCCCTCCAGTTCCTCCAAGCGACATGATGCGGCTTCCCTTCCACCTCAGGCCAGTCAGCGGCAGACCTCTAGGCCTCCCCTGTGCACTAACCTCTGCCTTCCTCGTCGCCCTTCGCCGAGCTCATCACAATCCTCTGCTGATCTACCTTCGCGTACTTCGCCGGCCTCCACCATGCTCCTTCCGCCGGTTGAGATCCCCTTCAAGATTGACTAGGCTGGCCAAATCCCCTCTAAAGATCCACATCCTGGTGGCTCTCCTTCCCCTCTCATGCCCACACCAGTATCTCCCCTCTGGCATGTATGCCACCATGGACCTCCTTGCCGCCTGCCTTCCCATCACCGAGCACCTCCTTGCCACCGAGTGCAGAAATCAGTTACTGGCACTGCCATATGTGTCTCGTGTGTCAGTGTCTAAGAAAAGCTGTAGACAAGCCAGGCTGCCAAACATCTACTTGGACTTCTTTGATAAGCAGCTTGTGTGGGCAGCTGGCCTAAAGCTTGCTTTTCTATGTAAAAGGTTCCAAACAGGGCCAATATCATGAAAATTAAGTAGCCCATATATTGATGCAAACTTCGTGCACTATCCAATGTCACTGAGTACCAAATTAACCAGTAGCAAAGAAATTTAATTGTTTCTGAGTCAAACATTGACAACTATAACATTGAAAATTTCATTTTTTTCTGAATCAAACATTGACAACTATAACATTGAATCATAAGTAGGAACTCGTGCTGTCCTATACCCCTTGTAAACAAGGATTCCATCACCATTCTTCTCCATAAGGCTTCCACCACTAACTCAAAAACAAACTCATAAGTAGATCATTGGATTCCTGAACTAACGCTTTACAATCACTTAAACATTTATGCCCAGCTATTCGTGGAGAGCCTAAATCACACCATAACACGAAACCAACATTAGGACACGCACGCTCAAAACCCTAAACCATCCAGCACAGATCCGGATCCGCGAACAGAACAAAACGTACGGGCAGCCGCAGAAGCATCCGCCGAGAAGAGATAGATCACGCTCACCTTTGAGGGTTCAACCTTCTGGAAGTTCTTCACGACGGAGAGGACGCGGTCGGCGACCTCGCCCTTGTCGAGGAACGACCCCTTCGTCTCCTCCGTCGTCGACGACAGGAGCCTCCGTGCCGCGAGGATGGTCCCTGCCGCCGCCGCAGGGTGGGCCGCCGGCACGCGGAGGTGGGCCAGGAGCGCCCTCCtggccgccgccatcgccatttTAGTATTTTATACTCCTCGAACGAACGAACGATCGATCGATCCAAGGTGCGCGGCGGCGAGTGGGGAAGAGAAGGGCAACGTGGTCGTGGAGACCTCGTGgccgaattttttatattttagcctttttttttttaagtttctcacaaatagattcTCGGtggaaaaaatttaaaaaatgaatCATTAGCTCGACGTCATTGGTGCTggcaccgagctaacacgtctcgacgcCAGCGTTTCGGGCGCCGAGCTCCTAAgcacggtagatgacatggcTGTGAGTTCGGCGCTAgtcactctagcgccgagctcagcgtcgtagatcttggcgccgagctcggcgccagagtgactggcgccaagcctttaatacctatgggccccgcgcctctcttcctctccctctctcgccctagcagagccgccgtcgtcgtcgccgcccgcGCCCTTGCCTCCACCGGTCGCCCTCGCTCGCGCCCACGcctgcgccgcgccgcgcccgcgtGCCCCGAGCCCCACGGCCGCACCGAGGCCGCGCCGCGCCGAGCGGCCGCGCTGCCCCCCGTGGCTGGCCGCCCACGCCGCGGCCAGCGGCCCTCCTTCACCCTCCACCGCCATCCTCGCCTTAGGCTCGCCTTGGCctccaccgctggcctcggcccgCCTTGtcgtcctccaccgccggcctcgccccgccttgccgccctccaccgccgtgcCTCCCGCGCCTGTCGAGCCGGACTCACCGCGCGGAGCCCCGGGCATCCCGTGTGCCACCGCTGTcgtcggccgcgccaccgccgaccCCGCCACCTGCAGCGGCCGGCCATGGCACCGTCGGCCCGGATCGTTGGCCTAACCCACGCCCatcgtccgctgcgactccgtcgacgtccgcggatcagtcgttggaaaggtaaaaattatgaatatgtaatgtacctacttagttggcatttgttatttactagttaatatgatgactcaggtagttgatttagttagtgatctagtgagatatatatgttgatagatagaaatatagatacatagatatagttagatagctacttagatatatagttacatatttagttaactacatatgatctagctatttagtgagtacactgtatatagatatagttagatagctacttagatatatagttacatatttagttaactacatatgatctagctatttagtgagtacactgtatatatatacgtagttattatcttatttacttagtttgtagttagaaagtacttgttaggtactatctatcgtctaatttagactaaatgacatgtgtttcgttacgtgtttaaactagatggacaacctagtcaccatatatcatggatgcaccgttgaaagcgatcgctatggatatgttgagtttgttgacatgcaaagcgtgcctgtgctattcagtgacagaccttcatttagtgagatagttgcaagggctcgggaggagctgcattgccttggacatgatggcattgcagttgatggtgtactacacctaggttctcctcctaaCATATTTagacgaatgatctcaattggttgtgtggatcagtgggagaactatgtgagatcggctatgaagagccagctacaatgtttggacgtggttgtgcgtcgggtatTAGTTGAttccatccctcatgggtttaccctagCAATCTTGGACAGAATGGTAAGCCAATTGtcttatttttctacgttaagttgcacaacagtacattaggcgttcttggactgacattaggagttatctattttagttagtgccaccttcgagccgtatcacccttataatacgttagattcttgtacacaaGAAAACCAAACCTATtgctgttcagaagtattattactgagaactttgttgcagggcaatacactcaaatgcttaGTTGAAGAGATTGAGCGCATTCGGCCGAAAGTCAgtgacgactacatacttggcttcctgaacgtaagattaaaaatattctttcaaacatatcattaatatgttagattctttcagttaacatagttttgtacaacagatgCTGTCACATCGTCTACACCATgtggctggtcgttgtggttgcaggacagacatgATGCAAGACGTGTACGTTCCTTTCGTAGATAGAGGAGGCTTgagttcctctagccaagcagctacaggagacggggatgaggatgaggaagacgacgacggcgacgacgacaacgtggacaagaggcacgaggagcttgacCCCTCTCAGCTtcatgacgctccctcgactcatcctacaccgcctctaggcactaggcgacgccgtccgtgtgacccttacactccaggtacgagcgctctgggtcacaagggtaagggcaagagtaggaggaaGTGAGGGATTTGGTAGCtattagtatgcactattatggattttgtatttacttttctatgACTATTTGAGACTGTATGGATAttatggactatttggactatgtaggacatattatgttggttgtggttgtattttgctccttggatgattaaatgtttggaatatataatgatgtctctgtttgtaactgtggatgctccttgtaacacctctggtgttttgacctagcactaaaatttgacatgtcatcatatgcattgcaaagcattcataaagtagaaaaattttgaatgcattcactaaataaggtttatttcataatgttgttatttcatgtgatgtgattcaaaaccctaaataaagatcatgactacaatggtcaaaattcatgtgatcatgtgtcatttgactcaaataaccttaatgggccatgttactggtcaaaaatcaaaatttaagtaaaaggaagacaaatcaaatttgaattcaaattcaaatcacaaaagtcttttttgccccttttgactaattcaaaatccatgtggaatttggggttgaggcaaaaagcaaagttggagattattttatgtggatcaactttggtattcaaagtttttcaagtttacatataaaatttggagtaattttgaaatgattcaaatgctcaaatgcaccctaaatttaaatttcaaaatggaggcataatttgaaaatgttcctagaagcaaagttgtagggtttgaaaaattgaataactttctttttttttgagattttcaacttctttagaaaatttgagagtaatttgaaaaatggactcagtggcagttctgtaaataattcaaaaatcaaaatcgacATCGCCCGTTTGCCACCGGCGACACGCCGCTGTTCGCCGCCGACCTTCTTCGTCGCTTTCACGCGCGGTGACACGCCAATGCCTCCATGGTGAGCTCGCTCGTGTGCTGTCGACACCGCACGCCTTCCttctttctataaataggagcacgccgtcgtcgtTCCTCAGTTtcccgtcgactgctcgccgccggtgtcctgACCGCGCTCATGAAATTCATCCTCGCCGTAGTACCTGGGGTCAATTGcgttggccagaagctccgcctcgccctgccACTCATTCCCGACTTGCTCGCCTCGCCTCTAGCCGGTCAGCACCACCGCGCGACatcgtcttcttcggagccggccggagctccaccatcatcgacctcaccgtggtcccgtcgatccagtacgtctccgccttcaccgagtctacctacgtgatcacggtgagctcctgaacgtGATGATCGTTTCGCTTTAGTCTCTACTGCAACGTCGCCGTGGTTACGCCGTACGCCGTCGTGCCCAAGCCGCCATGCCCGGCGGGGAGCTATCTCCGGTGCGCCTCTTGCCTTTTTGTAAGCTGGGATCGGTTCGGGGAAAAGAGTAGGTCATGTAGGTGCGGTCTGCTTCGTCGGAGCTTCGCCGCCGGCGTGTTTTGCCGATCGGAGCAGACAGCGCCGCCGTGCGTCCTCTTTGGGTCACTGAAgagcggggcctggctgtcagtgagagaggaagaagaacagtgcgattttgtattttctgaaattgtgaatagtgctgaaactttgggaatttgtaggaaaataataatagctccaaaaattctaaaaattttttgtagcctctgtacatgctctagtatggtttaaaattttgaaacttgaaaCTTGAATatattttaatgttcaaatattcagtccattaattgataaatgcaatttctatgatttttgtaggccactgtataattccaaaaattatgaaatttgtttaggTATACTAATTtgacataaggaagcttacataaaattttgaggtcatttggaacaagttcatttttgggcttatttctaaattaattcaaaaataaataaaagcaaaccctaagtgtttgattagtgttgaatcttgttttggtcatgttttgtgactagtagggtttcaagattcatttggtcaagtcacatgtgtagTTCTTggcggtagaattgcaagttggttttgttggcttgcaactgtaccgtgaaggaaagtcgtACTcgaggtgtttttacatttcatgtaccgtgaaagcatcatgtttacattatcatcatgttaaagcatatgttatcatttcatgtagaacccgagagtgaaacaattctagttgagtaAGTTCttgaagaatccccggttgtcacgggatttgatatttgtggtactgatccagaacccgagatcatcaacgaagacaagccccagtttatgcattaaatcattaccttgttactttgaaaagtttatcacctatgttacttattgcattaagttgattaattcaaatgttacatatttgatgcattgcctaccgtgataattgtttaccatccttgaagatgttttcatttacaaaggcgtagaatgcttagtatgcttttatgataggctttcaaagtaaaagttttgatacaatcaaagatggcatactggctaaAGAAGGAAataaggtagaatgaactagagactggtCGGGTGACtcatcttgaatgttgggtaatgttgccggctatgtcgcttaaaggccactcattgtggatcttctgaacgagacactttgtagtactggtcacatactccggtaatcctactttggctaatccgatactaagacgaatgcccatgcactgggagtggagagatggcaggagtagcgtgtaccctcatggctggaatatggccagatttgaggtgtgctatgttctcgggtggcgtggagacggcttaatataggaggatccggtagcgaggttgatatatgtaagattaagttctacatatgtcgtgtgataaggaatccccagctaggacttgaatcaattcgaattgccggtgctctgcggatatggagactcgattcattacagaagcaatgcaggactggtgaattactaaaatatgagaaaagaatagaatgagaaggattggaatatgggaaatgtacatttagttgaggtaatgaactaaaagaacttaggggtaaaacttgaaaatagaatgaagaataataagcttttggcaaagaacttttgaatcttgctacatccttaccttgccccaaacccctgcatctctaaagtcttacacccccttacgtcaggttagtcttgttgagtaccttggtactcagggtttgttaacccttgttgcaggtgagtcgcatgcgtaggcttgttttggtccctgctgcatgtctgtgtttgaagtcaatgacaatgaggagtgatgaatggcctttggacaaggcactagtttgtatgataaataaagttaatgtaatattatcccactactatggttgtataacacttatggtattgtaattttgaaaacaactggtttataacctatgttaccttaagacttcctctatcttttactctgatgtatatatttgaataaattgttgtaatctgcaatgtctgtgattgggatcctgtttgaaaaagagaatcgtggatgattcgggtttcccgaggacacccaacagacctgttgagttgttgggaactcgtgaatgctatccgaggtctattaagacaacgataggtgcatgtgggcccgatttcttaggaggttctgccacagctggtatcagagctagtcctatctaagatcattgtaggttactttggaaaaacctTTAAATTGATTTGGATtatagaaagtaaacttgatattttaaagttcaaatttctttcttcttacctttgatctagcctcaatcttatcttatttgaaagtttgtggcggataatatgcttagatttgtcctatgtattaaaaatctagtacttatgattatataaatcttttataCTTAGAtttgtaagatcgattcatgcatcatgcttgagcacattgcataataattccccttaatagtggttgggtaagtaatgtcaatcccattcttgctaacctccattatcctcaagctattcttatagtcctaccctaaattctacaggctatggcaaagaccaagaaaaccgcacgcaagtccaccggacctcatggagtccctcgtcaccagttggcaccaagaaaccacgagcttggtgaaggtagtgccaagaccctaggagctgaaggatcttcaagcaatcctgcCAACATCAAGAACctcaacaaggagctcaacactcttcgtcgagctcatgccaaagatcaagaagagctagcggaaatgcaaaggggcatcactatgaccatggagctacggaatgaagcctggacacaagaggatgcggccaatgaacgcgtccatgagttggagttctatgtagaagacctggagatggacaatgccattcttcatgagaatgtccacatgctgtacgctcaacttcatcctcctcatggggatggtgaagttacagatgaagaaatgattgtagatctaggggaagtcgagaatgaagaagaggaggatcctgaggagttagtgtacttctcagatgaagatgaagtttcatCCGATATGGGcatggatgccgaagactgagagctcggagtagtaatagttcctttactgctttcctagaaaaaccagggttgtcttgtgggatacaagacatgtaatttaaataagtaaccctttgtagcatgaaaccttttaaatgctttcaataaagaataatgtaagtaaacatgtttctctaacaaatgcctcgtcctatcacccaaaccggtgctagtggctcgcatgacgatgatgagtgcccaaatcctccaccaatgccttcgactatggcagatgccatagccacactcgtcaatgcaacggtagagaatgctaggctgttaagggaattggcgcagaaccagcaggcaccataccctaatcgtggccgtcgtaataatggaaatgacgagtcaacctatgttgattttattgacacacgtccaccggtgttctctaaggcagaagaacctttagaagcagacgattggcttaggacaatagagcaaaagtttgagctaattcactgtaccgaggttcagaaacctaggtttgcggcacagcaactccgaggagctgctggtgcctagtgggcaaatttggtagcagtacagcccgctgatcaccaaatcaactggagggagttcaaggatgcctttagggcacactatattctagacgatgtgatgaccatgaagttagaagagttttttgctcttaagcaaggggaacacccggtgatgcattatgttgggcatttcaatcatctgtcgcagtatgctatagagtatgtgaatactgacaggaagaagaagaatcattttcttagaggcctaaacactaaacttcaaaccatgatggcaacttgtggtaacgcaacttaccatgagacaatcaacattgctatcgcttcagaggagaattaccgtcaacacaaggaggcgaagaaaaagaaaatatctgcttccggatcatcaagtggcaagagTCATAAGATattataccatcctcagaatcatgaccgtacgccattccgcccacaacaaggt
This genomic interval carries:
- the LOC136513734 gene encoding acyl carrier protein 2, mitochondrial-like, with amino-acid sequence MAMAAARRALLAHLRVPAAHPAAAAGTILAARRLLSSTTEETKGSFLDKGEVADRVLSVVKNFQKVEPSKVTPTAHFQKDLGLDSLDTVEVVMAFEEEFSFEIPDNEAEKIDSIKTAVDFIASHPQAK